DNA from Candidatus Methylomirabilota bacterium:
CTCTTCGACGTGAGCCACATGGGCGAGTTCGAGGTGGAGGGCCCGAAGGCCCTGGCCGCGCTCCAGCACCTGACCACCAACGACGTCGCGGCCCTCGAGCCCGGCCACGTGCAGTATTCCGTCCTCTGCTACCCGAACGGGACGATCGTGGACGACCTCACCGTCTACCGCCTCGCCGGCGACCGCTTCATGCTCACGGTGAACGCGGGGAACATCGACAAGGACTGGATCTGGGTCACGGAGCACGGCGGGGGCGCGCGCTGGAAGAACGCGTCCACGGACACGGGTCTCATCGCCGTGCAGGGGCCGAAGGCGGAGGCGCTCGTCGGCCGGCTCGCCGACCAGGACGTGACGAAGCTCGGCTACTACCGCTTCGCGCGCGGCAAGATGGCGGGCGTCGCGACGCTGATCTCGCGCACGGGCTACACGGGCGAGGACGGCTTCGAGCTCTACGCGGCGGCCGCCGAGACCGAGCGCCTCTGGACCGCCCTGCTGGACGCCGGCCGCGGCGACGGCGTGGCGCCGATCGGGCTCGGCGCGCGCGACACGCTCCGGCTCGAGATGAAGTACGCGCTCTATGGCAACGACATCGACGAGACGACCAACGCGCTCGAGGCCGGGCTCGGCTGGGTCGTCAAGCCGGCGAAGGGCGAGTTCAGCGGCCGGGACGCCCTCGAGAAGATCCGCGCCGAGGGCGTCAAGCGGAAGCTTGTGGGGATCGAGATGGTGGACCGCGCTGTCGCGCGCCACGGCTATCCTGTCCTGAAGGCCGGCCGCCGCGTCGGCGTCGTGACCTCGGGCTCCTACGG
Protein-coding regions in this window:
- the gcvT gene encoding glycine cleavage system aminomethyltransferase GcvT, with amino-acid sequence MDTPLKRTPLYQAHVKAGARMVPFGGWEMPVQYTGIVEEHRTVRSAVGLFDVSHMGEFEVEGPKALAALQHLTTNDVAALEPGHVQYSVLCYPNGTIVDDLTVYRLAGDRFMLTVNAGNIDKDWIWVTEHGGGARWKNASTDTGLIAVQGPKAEALVGRLADQDVTKLGYYRFARGKMAGVATLISRTGYTGEDGFELYAAAAETERLWTALLDAGRGDGVAPIGLGARDTLRLEMKYALYGNDIDETTNALEAGLGWVVKPAKGEFSGRDALEKIRAEGVKRKLVGIEMVDRAVARHGYPVLKAGRRVGVVTSGSYGPSVDKYIAMAYVETALAAVGTELDVEIRGQAKAARVVKTPFHPSRVKKG